The proteins below are encoded in one region of Fibrella aestuarina BUZ 2:
- a CDS encoding glycoside hydrolase family 53 protein produces MQLLNGRLLAMAGLLTVLGVGCAKRTLAPNRTNTTTQPAFAKGADISWLPQMEATGYTFYNEQGVSQDCFQILKDHGMNSIRLRTWVNPSNDPQSGHCSRDETVAMAVRAQQAGMRVMIDFHYSDSWADPSKQIKPAAWQTHDFPMLLTDVYDYTRDVMTALKAKGITPEWVQVGNETPGGMLLPEGSTAHWNQLAQLINKGYDAIKAVSPQSKVILHVDQGNNRPRFRAWFDSATVHKARYDVIGLSYYPYWLDGSPDYTLSINDLGDNLTDLATRYNKEVMVVEVGGEDTEVQNTYDMLVAVQQKVKAVPNRKGLGVLYWEPQGARSWSKYGLSAWGNDGKPTKALAAFRVE; encoded by the coding sequence ATGCAACTTCTCAACGGTCGGCTGCTGGCGATGGCCGGGCTGCTGACGGTGCTGGGCGTAGGCTGTGCCAAACGGACGCTTGCCCCCAACCGAACCAACACAACGACCCAACCGGCCTTCGCTAAAGGCGCCGATATCAGCTGGTTGCCGCAGATGGAGGCGACCGGCTATACATTTTACAACGAGCAGGGCGTATCGCAGGACTGCTTCCAGATACTGAAAGATCACGGCATGAACAGCATCCGGCTACGTACCTGGGTGAATCCATCCAACGACCCGCAGAGCGGGCACTGCAGCCGCGACGAAACGGTGGCGATGGCCGTGCGGGCGCAACAAGCAGGCATGCGCGTGATGATCGATTTCCACTACAGCGACAGTTGGGCCGATCCTTCGAAGCAGATCAAGCCCGCCGCCTGGCAAACGCACGACTTTCCTATGCTGCTCACCGACGTGTATGACTACACCCGCGACGTGATGACGGCCCTGAAGGCCAAAGGCATCACGCCGGAGTGGGTGCAGGTGGGTAACGAAACCCCCGGCGGCATGCTCCTGCCCGAAGGCAGCACGGCCCACTGGAACCAACTGGCGCAACTGATCAACAAAGGCTACGACGCCATCAAGGCCGTAAGCCCGCAGTCGAAGGTGATCCTGCACGTTGATCAGGGCAACAACCGGCCCAGGTTCCGGGCCTGGTTCGATAGCGCCACCGTGCACAAGGCGCGCTACGACGTGATTGGGCTGTCGTATTACCCCTACTGGCTCGATGGCAGTCCCGATTACACGCTGTCGATCAACGATCTGGGCGATAACCTGACCGATCTGGCGACGCGGTACAACAAAGAGGTGATGGTGGTAGAAGTCGGCGGGGAAGACACCGAGGTGCAGAACACCTACGACATGCTGGTGGCCGTGCAGCAAAAAGTAAAGGCTGTGCCTAACCGCAAAGGGCTGGGCGTGCTATACTGGGAACCGCAGGGCGCCCGAAGCTGGAGTAAATACGGCCTCAGCGCCTGGGGCAACGACGGTAAACCGACCAAAGCCCTCGCCGCGTTCCGGGTGGAGTAG
- a CDS encoding pyridoxamine 5'-phosphate oxidase family protein: MQTPRTTPSRLAKRTAYDTETIYSILDEGLFCTVSYVLNGQPMAIPTAYARHEDRLYIHGSVGSHFIRSIENGASVCISVMLADGLVLAKSAFSHSVNYRSVVVMAQAEKVTDESECLHALTLITDHLIPGRWADLRATTDSELRKTTVLAFSLAEASAKVRTGGPNDDPGDVDLPTWAGVIPLETSWGTPIAATYNIAELPSYLG; this comes from the coding sequence ATGCAAACACCTCGAACAACCCCCAGCCGGCTGGCGAAACGCACGGCCTACGATACCGAAACCATTTATTCTATTCTGGATGAAGGGCTTTTTTGCACCGTCAGCTACGTGCTGAATGGGCAGCCAATGGCCATTCCTACGGCCTATGCCCGCCACGAAGACCGGCTGTACATTCACGGCTCGGTAGGAAGCCACTTCATTCGCAGCATCGAAAACGGGGCTTCGGTCTGTATCAGCGTGATGCTGGCCGATGGGCTGGTGCTGGCCAAATCGGCGTTCTCACATTCGGTCAATTACCGGTCGGTGGTGGTGATGGCGCAGGCTGAAAAGGTTACCGACGAATCCGAATGCCTGCACGCGCTGACGCTCATTACCGACCACCTGATTCCGGGCCGTTGGGCCGATCTGCGCGCCACGACTGACAGCGAACTGCGCAAAACGACCGTGTTGGCTTTCTCGCTGGCAGAGGCGTCGGCCAAAGTCCGCACGGGCGGCCCCAACGACGACCCCGGCGATGTCGACTTACCTACCTGGGCTGGTGTTATTCCGCTGGAGACGTCGTGGGGAACGCCCATTGCAGCCACTTACAACATAGCCGAACTGCCAAGTTATCTCGGCTGA
- a CDS encoding CHRD domain-containing protein, with the protein MTRSRHYRFLYILLSSILGIALVACDHRIDLPADAQVRLVANLSGSAERPSPVNSPGTGTFVGILDRSTRVLSYTLTYTGITPTAGHLHRITPNSPTLTGPVEIPFAALGSPIIGTAILASQGRADSLIRGFYYANLHTPANPAGEIRGNIRVDGPVKLSAVLNGASEKPTPTPSAATGTFAGVLDPATRVLSYTVTYAGITPSAGHLHRITPNSPTGVGPVEIPFAALSSPIIGITTLTTATRVDSMLNGFYYANLHTPIYPAGEIRGDIKPF; encoded by the coding sequence ATGACCCGCTCACGCCACTACCGCTTCCTGTACATTCTGCTTAGTAGTATCCTAGGCATAGCCCTTGTCGCCTGCGATCACCGGATCGACTTACCCGCCGATGCGCAGGTACGGCTGGTAGCCAACCTCAGCGGTTCGGCTGAACGTCCCAGCCCGGTTAACTCGCCCGGTACAGGTACGTTCGTGGGGATTCTCGACCGGTCGACCCGGGTGCTGAGCTACACGCTGACTTACACAGGAATAACCCCGACAGCGGGCCACCTGCACCGAATTACGCCTAATTCACCCACGCTGACGGGACCAGTCGAGATTCCGTTTGCGGCGCTGGGCTCGCCCATCATCGGTACCGCCATACTGGCCTCGCAGGGCCGGGCGGATAGCCTGATCCGGGGTTTCTACTACGCCAACCTGCACACGCCAGCCAACCCGGCGGGTGAGATTCGCGGGAATATCCGGGTGGACGGCCCCGTGAAGTTGAGTGCGGTGCTGAATGGCGCCAGCGAAAAGCCAACACCAACGCCTTCGGCCGCTACCGGCACGTTTGCGGGGGTGCTGGACCCCGCAACCCGGGTGCTGAGCTATACGGTTACGTATGCGGGCATCACGCCATCGGCGGGCCATTTACACCGGATCACGCCCAATTCGCCAACGGGGGTTGGGCCAGTTGAAATCCCGTTTGCCGCCCTGAGTTCGCCCATTATCGGGATAACCACGCTCACCACCGCCACGCGGGTGGATAGCATGCTGAATGGGTTCTATTACGCCAACCTGCATACGCCGATCTATCCTGCTGGCGAAATTCGGGGCGATATTAAACCATTCTGA
- a CDS encoding DUF1501 domain-containing protein, with protein sequence MDIQDEVFDNIHDTLSRRTFLGQTGAGLGTLALASLLNPGQLFAGSTAPGDGPALGKPHFPPKVKRVIYLFQSGAPSQLDLFDYKPKLESMWGQDLPASVRNGQRLTGMSAGQNKFPLAASAFKFAQHGPGRMWVSELLPNIAGIAGDATFIRTMNTDAINHDPAITFIQTGSQQGGRPSFGSWVSYGLGSDNQNLPSFVVLLSKARNGDQPLYAKLWSNGFLPSVHQGVVFRSGPDPVFYLNNPPGIDRTSRRRMLDYLTKLHAEQSHHVLDPEINSRMQQYEMAYRMQASVPETLDIAHEPNYIFDMYGPDSRKPGTFAANCLLARKLIEKDVKFVQLYHQGWDQHGNLPNDIQVMTKSVDQASAALVKDLKQRGLLDDTLVIWGGEFGRTNYSQGKLSKANYGRDHHPRCYTIWMAGAGVKKGLVYGETDEFGYNVAKDPVHIHDFQATIMHLMGVDHEKLTFKHQGRRYRLTDVHGKVVKPLLA encoded by the coding sequence ATGGACATTCAGGACGAAGTATTCGATAACATCCACGACACCTTAAGTCGCCGGACGTTTCTGGGGCAGACCGGCGCAGGGCTGGGTACGTTGGCGCTGGCGTCGCTGCTCAATCCGGGGCAGTTGTTTGCCGGCAGTACGGCTCCTGGTGATGGCCCCGCGCTGGGTAAACCGCATTTCCCGCCCAAAGTAAAGCGGGTGATCTACCTGTTTCAGAGCGGCGCGCCTTCCCAACTCGATCTGTTCGATTACAAGCCAAAGCTCGAAAGCATGTGGGGGCAGGATCTGCCCGCGTCGGTCCGGAATGGGCAACGACTGACGGGCATGAGCGCCGGGCAGAACAAATTTCCGCTGGCGGCTTCAGCGTTCAAGTTTGCGCAGCACGGACCGGGGCGCATGTGGGTGAGCGAGTTACTGCCTAACATTGCCGGCATTGCCGGCGACGCCACGTTTATCCGGACCATGAACACCGACGCTATCAACCACGACCCCGCCATTACGTTTATCCAGACGGGTAGTCAGCAGGGCGGGCGGCCGAGTTTCGGGTCGTGGGTCAGCTACGGGCTGGGCAGCGACAACCAGAATCTGCCGTCGTTTGTGGTGTTGCTCTCCAAAGCCCGTAACGGCGATCAGCCGCTCTACGCCAAGCTGTGGAGCAACGGATTCCTGCCGTCGGTGCATCAGGGCGTGGTGTTCCGGTCGGGGCCCGATCCGGTGTTTTACCTCAACAATCCGCCGGGTATCGACCGTACGAGCCGCCGCCGCATGCTCGACTACCTCACCAAACTCCACGCCGAGCAGAGCCACCACGTGCTGGACCCGGAGATCAACAGCCGGATGCAGCAGTACGAAATGGCCTACCGCATGCAGGCGTCGGTACCCGAAACGCTCGACATCGCGCATGAGCCCAACTACATTTTCGATATGTATGGCCCCGACAGCCGCAAGCCGGGTACGTTTGCCGCCAACTGCCTGCTGGCGCGAAAGCTGATCGAGAAAGACGTGAAGTTTGTGCAGCTCTACCACCAGGGCTGGGATCAGCACGGCAACCTGCCGAATGATATTCAGGTGATGACCAAAAGCGTCGATCAGGCGTCGGCGGCATTAGTGAAAGACCTCAAGCAGCGCGGCCTCCTCGACGACACGCTCGTGATCTGGGGCGGCGAATTCGGCCGGACCAACTACTCGCAGGGCAAGCTGAGCAAAGCAAACTACGGCCGCGATCACCACCCGCGTTGCTACACGATCTGGATGGCTGGGGCGGGCGTAAAGAAAGGACTCGTGTACGGCGAGACCGACGAATTTGGCTACAACGTGGCCAAAGATCCCGTCCACATCCACGACTTTCAGGCGACCATCATGCACCTGATGGGCGTCGACCACGAGAAACTGACGTTCAAACACCAGGGTCGCCGCTACCGCCTCACCGACGTGCACGGCAAAGTAGTAAAGCCGCTGCTGGCGTAG
- a CDS encoding DUF1553 domain-containing protein: protein MQRWSTKRLTYLSLLASASAFGSVIWSSCGQHNNLSKPADVVAAEAGLPEKVDYNLHVKPILSDRCFACHGPDKNKQQAGLRLDTPEGAYEALAKSGKTAVVPGDPGGSELAHRILSADPDEVMPTPKSNLTLSADEKALLLRWIEQGAEYKQHWSLVAPTMPEVPNPANDRWSRNDIDRFVLAKLGDKKLTHASEADKLTLLRRVSLDLTGLPPTPADVDAFLADKSPNAYEKVVDRLLKSPHYGERQAMEWLDVARYADTHGYQDDGLRTVWPYRDWVIRSYNANQPFDQFVTWQLAGDLLPRSANINEQRDKWLATAFNRNHQQTQEGGVVDEEYRVEYVADRVNTFGKAFLGLTTECARCHDHKYDPISQKDYFSLYAFFNTNSERGQIPYNGEAAPTVTLLNQQEQAQLAYIRQKLTPLQKQLNPNQPVYQQRFAGWLAQAERTQPKPNETALLAHYTFDEENRGDAEAYDEKRNAENRKKDEERQRLEARAKAAGKTYVPKPEPRQSKTRASVEQDPRNAFLNSVNDTLHAQLGGDVDNLPRSVPGRFGKARFLPGDSYIALPYEMAAFEQNQPFTISSWFKLNKVGSGLTLLGRTTGPMDGQRGYQLDLLGDGRLKLMLSHVWPANALDVESVEKVPVGQWFQVAFTYDGMGKARGLTLYLNGEPMPTRTVTDHLIHSIVWGRHKSHWAQHSFYVGRMHDNFYKDFAVDELRIYNRCLTPIELPRLAGKPDALALALRTPSANRTPEQRAALYTYYVRTQDPGYRATFDSTMVYRAKHFMTLTDANQVMVMREMSQPRRTFLLQRGAYDAPGEEVTAATPHFLPALPGNVPKNRLGLAQWLLGAENPLFSRVMVNRVWQQYFGQGLAKNVDDFGNQGALPSHPELLDYLAVRFRLGDGAAVKPWDLKALHRLIVTSATYRQNSSVSAASREADFDNTYLSRGPSYRLSAEQVRDNALAASGLLTRRIGGPSVRPYQPAGIWEALSTRNAVNYVQSKGDSLYRRSMYTIWKRSSPPPMMLNFDASERHICIVKRQKTSTPLQALVTLNDPQFVEAARVLAQKAGSTAQRSGATGPAIIDQFFKAIISRPARPKELTLMQQLYADELADFQKNPKRAAELLSVGDYPVDKTLPPAQLAAWTVVASTLLNFDEAIIKR, encoded by the coding sequence ATGCAGCGCTGGTCAACGAAGCGTTTAACGTACCTGAGCCTGCTGGCTTCCGCTTCCGCCTTTGGTAGCGTGATCTGGTCGTCTTGTGGGCAGCACAATAACCTGAGCAAACCGGCCGACGTGGTAGCTGCCGAGGCAGGTCTGCCCGAAAAAGTCGACTACAATCTCCACGTCAAGCCCATTCTGTCGGACCGTTGCTTTGCCTGCCATGGCCCCGACAAAAACAAGCAGCAGGCGGGCCTGCGGCTCGACACGCCCGAAGGCGCTTATGAAGCGCTGGCCAAAAGCGGCAAAACGGCCGTTGTACCGGGCGATCCGGGTGGCAGCGAACTGGCCCACCGTATCCTGAGCGCTGACCCCGACGAGGTAATGCCCACGCCTAAGTCGAACCTGACGCTGAGTGCCGACGAAAAAGCCTTGTTGTTGCGCTGGATTGAACAGGGTGCCGAATACAAACAGCACTGGTCGCTGGTGGCGCCCACGATGCCCGAAGTGCCTAACCCAGCTAACGACCGCTGGTCGCGCAACGACATCGACCGGTTTGTACTGGCAAAATTGGGGGATAAGAAACTGACCCACGCGTCCGAAGCCGACAAGCTGACCCTGCTCCGCCGCGTGAGCCTCGACCTGACGGGCCTGCCCCCCACCCCGGCCGACGTCGACGCCTTTCTGGCCGACAAATCGCCCAACGCCTACGAAAAAGTGGTCGATCGGTTGTTAAAAAGCCCGCACTACGGCGAACGGCAGGCGATGGAATGGCTCGACGTGGCGCGCTACGCCGATACGCACGGCTATCAGGACGACGGCCTGCGCACGGTCTGGCCTTACCGCGACTGGGTGATCCGGTCCTATAACGCCAATCAGCCGTTCGATCAGTTTGTAACCTGGCAACTGGCGGGCGATCTGCTACCCCGTTCGGCCAACATCAACGAGCAGCGCGACAAGTGGCTGGCTACTGCCTTCAACCGTAACCACCAGCAAACGCAGGAAGGGGGCGTCGTCGACGAAGAATACCGCGTGGAATATGTCGCCGACCGGGTCAACACGTTCGGGAAAGCGTTTCTGGGGCTAACCACCGAATGCGCCCGCTGCCACGACCACAAATACGACCCCATTTCGCAGAAGGATTACTTCTCGCTGTACGCCTTTTTCAATACGAACAGCGAACGGGGACAGATTCCCTACAACGGCGAAGCGGCCCCCACGGTTACGCTCCTTAACCAGCAGGAACAGGCCCAGCTCGCTTACATCCGGCAAAAGCTGACGCCGCTCCAGAAGCAGTTGAACCCCAACCAGCCGGTTTATCAGCAACGGTTTGCTGGCTGGCTCGCGCAGGCCGAACGTACCCAGCCGAAACCGAACGAGACCGCGTTGCTAGCGCACTACACCTTCGACGAGGAAAACCGGGGCGACGCGGAGGCGTATGATGAAAAACGAAACGCCGAAAACCGCAAAAAAGACGAGGAACGGCAACGCCTTGAAGCACGGGCTAAAGCCGCCGGGAAAACCTACGTACCCAAGCCGGAGCCTCGCCAGTCCAAAACTCGGGCCTCCGTTGAGCAGGACCCACGCAATGCCTTCCTCAACAGTGTCAACGATACACTGCATGCCCAGTTAGGCGGCGATGTCGACAACCTGCCCCGTTCGGTGCCGGGCCGGTTTGGCAAGGCCCGGTTTCTGCCCGGCGATAGTTACATCGCGCTACCCTACGAAATGGCGGCGTTTGAGCAGAACCAGCCCTTTACCATCAGTTCCTGGTTCAAGCTGAACAAAGTCGGCAGCGGCCTTACGCTGCTGGGGCGCACCACCGGCCCGATGGACGGGCAACGTGGTTACCAGCTTGACCTGTTGGGTGATGGCCGATTGAAGCTCATGCTGAGCCACGTATGGCCCGCCAATGCGCTCGATGTGGAATCGGTGGAAAAAGTACCGGTCGGCCAGTGGTTTCAGGTAGCGTTCACCTACGACGGAATGGGAAAAGCGCGGGGCCTGACGCTTTACCTGAACGGGGAGCCCATGCCCACCCGCACCGTGACGGATCATCTGATTCACAGCATCGTGTGGGGTCGCCACAAGTCGCACTGGGCGCAGCACTCGTTCTACGTGGGCCGGATGCACGATAATTTCTACAAAGATTTTGCCGTCGACGAACTGCGGATCTACAACCGCTGCCTCACGCCCATCGAGCTGCCTCGTTTGGCTGGCAAACCCGACGCGCTGGCCCTGGCCTTGCGCACCCCGTCGGCCAACCGAACCCCTGAGCAGCGCGCCGCCCTCTACACCTATTACGTCCGCACGCAGGACCCCGGTTACCGCGCTACCTTCGACAGCACGATGGTTTACCGGGCCAAGCACTTCATGACGCTAACGGATGCGAATCAGGTCATGGTGATGCGCGAAATGAGTCAGCCGCGCCGCACGTTCCTGCTGCAACGGGGAGCCTACGACGCCCCCGGCGAAGAAGTGACCGCCGCGACCCCGCACTTCCTGCCCGCTCTGCCCGGCAACGTACCCAAAAACCGTCTTGGACTGGCCCAATGGCTGCTTGGTGCCGAGAATCCGCTCTTCAGCCGGGTGATGGTCAACCGGGTGTGGCAGCAATACTTCGGGCAGGGGCTGGCCAAAAACGTCGACGACTTCGGGAATCAAGGCGCGCTCCCCTCCCACCCCGAACTGCTCGATTACCTGGCCGTGCGTTTCCGGCTTGGCGACGGGGCGGCCGTCAAACCCTGGGACCTGAAAGCCCTACACCGCCTCATAGTAACGTCGGCGACCTACCGGCAAAACTCATCCGTATCGGCGGCGTCCCGCGAAGCTGATTTCGACAATACGTACCTGAGTCGTGGGCCCAGCTACCGGCTGTCGGCCGAGCAGGTTCGCGACAACGCGCTGGCGGCGAGTGGCCTGCTCACGCGCCGCATTGGCGGGCCGAGCGTGCGACCTTACCAACCGGCGGGCATCTGGGAGGCGCTCTCGACCCGCAACGCGGTCAACTACGTGCAGAGCAAGGGCGACAGCCTCTACCGGCGCAGCATGTACACGATCTGGAAGCGGTCGTCGCCCCCACCGATGATGCTCAATTTCGATGCGTCGGAGCGGCACATCTGTATTGTGAAACGGCAAAAAACCAGCACCCCGTTGCAGGCCCTCGTGACCCTCAACGACCCGCAGTTTGTGGAAGCCGCCCGTGTGCTGGCGCAGAAAGCAGGAAGCACGGCACAGAGGTCCGGGGCCACGGGACCGGCGATCATCGACCAGTTTTTCAAAGCCATCATCAGCCGCCCGGCGCGACCAAAAGAGCTGACGCTGATGCAGCAACTCTACGCCGACGAACTGGCCGATTTCCAGAAAAACCCGAAACGCGCCGCCGAATTATTGTCGGTAGGCGATTATCCGGTCGATAAAACGTTGCCACCCGCCCAACTCGCCGCCTGGACCGTAGTAGCGAGTACTTTACTCAATTTCGACGAAGCGATTATTAAACGATAA
- a CDS encoding HNH endonuclease, which produces MTCKKCGTDNWGTWISSSTSKLHVYCKTCRRDRANAYSQRRAKAPGTHTTSQWLAKLKEHDKCPACNRLWKSIPHRPDKRYRYVWTKDHIVPLSRGGTDSIENIQPLCYQCNFGKR; this is translated from the coding sequence ATGACTTGTAAAAAATGTGGCACTGATAATTGGGGCACTTGGATTTCATCATCTACGTCGAAACTCCATGTGTATTGCAAAACATGCCGAAGAGACAGGGCTAATGCTTATTCGCAACGAAGAGCCAAAGCTCCTGGTACACACACTACCAGTCAATGGCTTGCTAAGTTAAAAGAACATGACAAATGCCCCGCCTGTAATCGGCTATGGAAATCTATCCCCCATAGGCCTGACAAGCGCTATCGTTACGTTTGGACCAAAGATCATATTGTTCCGCTAAGCAGAGGAGGTACAGACAGCATCGAAAATATTCAACCACTATGCTATCAGTGCAATTTTGGTAAGCGGTGA
- a CDS encoding aminotransferase-like domain-containing protein translates to MLPFATLLQLTTATSTPLYVQLSQQLGQLIRAGTLAAGQRLPGSRLLAAQLAINRLTVVAAYDDLLAQGWLSSRGGSGTFVADHLPEPAPQSIHNQVVNPTVQPGYTFASRPHLKVPVRNSPAGLRFDDGLPDARLAPLDELSGAYRSYSRWGNKQAHFGYADTHGHPFLREQLAQHLNETRGLQIGPANVLITRGTVMGIHLVCQTLLRPGDVLVTGGITWTTASMNAQQAGARVLTVPVDEHGLDVDALADLCARQPVRMVYITPHHHYPTTVTLRADRRLRLLQLADQYGFALFEDDYDYDFHYLGRPILPLASADRHGMVVYVGSMTKSVAPAFRVGYVVAPSALIDELARLRRIIDRQGDPALEFAIGQLFETGEMKRHFRKALRTYLGRRDHIAQLLSSELANDLSFTKPDGGLALWATFRPDVDLPALAEQAASLGLSLSSGLPHVRPGQQPHSIRMGFASSTEAELEQAVAILKRVTMGPNNKASRR, encoded by the coding sequence ATGCTCCCCTTTGCCACCCTGCTTCAGTTAACTACCGCAACCTCAACGCCCCTCTACGTTCAGCTTAGTCAGCAGCTGGGGCAGCTGATTCGGGCAGGTACGTTGGCGGCGGGGCAACGCCTGCCGGGCAGCCGGTTATTGGCCGCCCAACTTGCCATCAATCGCCTGACGGTGGTGGCAGCCTACGACGATTTGCTGGCGCAGGGATGGCTAAGCAGCCGGGGAGGCAGCGGTACGTTTGTCGCCGATCATTTACCAGAACCAGCCCCTCAGTCCATCCATAATCAGGTTGTGAACCCCACGGTGCAGCCCGGTTATACATTCGCCTCGCGCCCGCACTTGAAGGTACCCGTGCGCAACAGCCCGGCCGGCCTGCGCTTCGACGATGGCCTGCCCGACGCCCGGCTGGCCCCGCTCGATGAACTGAGCGGGGCCTATCGATCCTATAGCCGCTGGGGCAACAAACAGGCCCACTTTGGGTACGCCGACACGCACGGACACCCGTTCCTGCGGGAACAGTTGGCACAGCACCTCAACGAAACCCGTGGGCTACAAATCGGACCCGCCAATGTGCTGATCACGCGCGGCACGGTCATGGGTATTCACCTGGTCTGCCAGACCTTGCTCCGGCCCGGCGACGTGCTGGTAACGGGTGGCATCACCTGGACGACGGCGAGTATGAACGCCCAACAAGCCGGTGCGCGCGTACTGACTGTTCCCGTGGATGAGCATGGCCTCGACGTAGACGCGCTGGCTGATCTGTGCGCCCGTCAGCCCGTTCGGATGGTCTACATCACGCCGCACCATCACTACCCCACCACGGTCACACTCCGGGCCGACCGGCGTCTGCGCCTCTTGCAATTGGCCGACCAATATGGCTTTGCGCTCTTCGAAGACGATTACGATTATGATTTTCACTACCTGGGCCGGCCCATCCTGCCCCTCGCCAGCGCCGACCGGCACGGCATGGTCGTTTACGTGGGATCGATGACCAAATCGGTAGCCCCCGCGTTTAGGGTGGGCTATGTGGTGGCCCCATCGGCGCTGATCGACGAACTAGCCCGGTTACGACGCATCATCGACCGGCAGGGCGATCCGGCCCTTGAGTTTGCCATTGGGCAATTGTTTGAAACGGGCGAGATGAAGCGCCATTTTCGCAAAGCCCTCCGAACGTACCTGGGGCGCCGCGACCACATCGCTCAACTACTGAGCAGCGAACTGGCCAACGACCTCTCGTTTACCAAACCCGACGGCGGCCTGGCACTCTGGGCTACGTTTCGGCCCGATGTTGACCTGCCCGCGCTGGCCGAGCAGGCCGCATCGTTGGGGCTTTCGCTCTCGTCGGGCCTGCCGCATGTGCGCCCGGGGCAGCAACCACACAGCATCCGCATGGGCTTTGCGTCATCCACCGAAGCCGAACTGGAACAGGCCGTGGCGATCCTGAAGCGGGTTACAATGGGTCCCAATAATAAAGCCTCCCGTCGGTAG